In the genome of Capra hircus breed San Clemente chromosome 5, ASM170441v1, whole genome shotgun sequence, one region contains:
- the LOC102172790 gene encoding polypeptide N-acetylgalactosaminyltransferase 4, with protein sequence MKIRMAVRWTWARKSCLLLALLTVAYLLVELSVSTFHASLRAGGAREPGSRQLSEPGKKAVDLSRPLYEKPPADSRALGEWGKASKLQLSESELKQQEELIERYAINIYLSDRISLHRHIEDKRMYECKSKKFNYRRLPTTSVIIAFYNEAWSTLLRTIHSVLETSPAVLLKEIILVDDLSDRVYLKTQLEAYVSNLDRVRLIRTNKREGLVRARLIGATFATGDVLTFLDCHCECNTGWLEPLLERIHKDETVVICPVIDTIDWNTFEFYMQTGEPMIGGFDWRLTFQWHSVPKHERDRRKSRIEPFRSPTMAGGLFAVSKKYFQYLGTYDTGMEVWGGENLELSFRVWQCGGKLEIHPCSHVGHVFPKRAPYARPNFLQNTARAAEVWMDEYKEHFYNRNPPARKEAYGDISERKLLRERLRCKSFDWYLKNVFSTLHVPEDRPGWHGAIRSIGISSECLDYNAPDNNPTSANLSLFGCHGQGGNQFFEYTSNKEIRFNSVTELCAEVPELKKHVGMQNCPKDGFPIPANIIWHFKEDGTIFHPHSGLCLSAYRTPEGRPDVQMRTCDALDKNQIWKFET encoded by the coding sequence ATGAAGATCCGGATGGCCGTAAGGTGGACGTGGGCACGCAAAAGCTGCCTGCTGCTGGCGCTCCTAACAGTGGCCTACCTCCTGGTGGAACTCTCCGTCTCCACTTTCCATGCCTCCTTACGAGCCGGCGGTGCCCGGGAACCGGGGTCAAGACAGCTCTCAGAGCCGGGGAAGAAAGCAGTGGATTTGTCTCGACCGCTGTATGAGAAGCCCCCTGCAGATTCCCGTGCCCTTGGGGAGTGGGGGAAAGCCAGCAAACTCCAGCTCAGCGAGAGTGAACTGAAGCAGCAAGAGGAACTCATTGAGAGATATGCCATTAACATTTACCTCAGTGACAGGATTTCCCTGCACCGCCACATAGAGGATAAAAGAATGTATGAGTGTAAGTCCAAGAAGTTTAACTACAGGAGACTTCCCACCACTTCTGTCATCATCGCTTTCTATAACGAAGCCTGGTCGACTTTACTTCGCACCATCCACAGTGTTTTAGAAACTTCTCCTGCagtccttctgaaggagatcatcttAGTCGATGACTTGAGCGACAGAGTGTATTTGAAGACACAGCTTGAAGCTTACGTCAGCAATCTGGATAGAGTCCGCCTGATTAGAACGAACAAGCGGGAAGGGCTGGTGAGGGCCCGTCTGATTGGGGCCACTTTTGCCACTGGCGATGTCCTGACTTTCCTGGATTGTCACTGTGAGTGTAATACTGGTTGGCTGGAGCCACTTTTGGAAAGGATTCATAAGGATGAAACAGTGGTCATTTGTCCTGTTATAGACACCATCGACTGGAATACTTTTGAATTCTATATGCAGACTGGGGAACCCATGATTGGTGGGTTCGACTGGCGTCTAACATTCCAGTGGCATTCTGTCCCTAAACATGAAAGGGACAGGCGTAAATCAAGAATTGAACCATTCAGATCGCCCACCATGGCCGGAGGACTGTTTGCGGTCAGCAAGAAGTATTTTCAGTACCTTGGAACTTATGACACTGGGATGGAAGTGTGGGGAGGTGAAAACCTGGAGCTGTCTTTCAGGGTGTGGCAGTGTGGAGGTAAACTGGAGATCCACCCGTGTTCCCACGTGGGCCACGTATTCCCTAAGCGGGCACCATATGCTCGGCCCAATTTCCTGCAGAATACTGCTCGGGCAGCGGAAGTCTGGATGGACGAGTACAAAGAGCATTTCTACAACCGAAACCCTCCAGCAAGGAAAGAAGCTTATGGTgatatttctgaaagaaaattacTACGGGAAAGGCTGAGGTGCAAGAGCTTTGACTGGTAtttgaaaaatgtgttttctaCTTTGCACGTTCCAGAGGATAGGCCAGGCTGGCATGGAGCTATTCGCAGTATTGGGATCTCTTCTGAATGTTTAGATTATAATGCTCCTGACAACAACCCCACAAGTGCTAACCTTTCCCTGTTTGGGTGCCACGGTCAAGGAGGCAATCAATTCTTTGAGTATACCTCCAACAAAGAAATAAGGTTTAATTCGGTGACGGAGTTATGTGCAGAAGTTCCCGAGCTAAAAAAGCATGTGGGAATGCAAAATTGTCCCAAAGATGGGTTTCCTATCCCAGcaaacattatttggcattttaAAGAAGATGGAACCATTTTTCATCCCCACTCAGGACTGTGTCTTAGTGCTTACCGGACACCCGAGGGCCGGCCCGATGTTCAGATGAGAACTTGTGATGCTTTGGATAAAAATCAAATCTGGAAGTTTGAGACATAG